The DNA window aaaccagaaccaatTATAGCAACTAAGAAATAGTTACCCagcataaaggtaaaacccaggttgataaGGAATGATCAGAAAAGACTagacatatccttaattaggatccatcaaaattaggacacatgcatgcacgTAGAAAAGTTATATTTACCGTGATTACTAGgataaaagcatgatcaaggaaatacttacctttcttttagagaatagctactcagagtcttcaactcttgttcttgaaactctaaatcttcaaaactcctcgatcgcgctccttctaacgtcacacaagcatcgggcccaagcatacaagcaaataaACAAATAAGAACTACTAAGAACGGTACACCAaataaaaggaaagctttaaaagagtgtACTAAAAGATAGGACTCGTTGCTATGGTCAAAAGAGTGCAAAAAAtatggaaaacggagctagggttgaaaagatacaactatcggaagatttatattataaaagaaataaagaactatagggtttcatttattttaatttagaaaactaatgtaaaagatataaaagataaatatctctaattataattaacttatactatacttgcatttataaagatgagatataacttaatcaaattttatatacaattgtctatgtacaaattatcctaattaaacaattaattagaaaagaaaccggtgagagcatctaaacatcgaactttatggttcgtgttgaactaaataaattaaattacaaatatatttaagttgatattaatcaaattaacattaaatATGAAacccggagtaaagacttaattggattttatttcggaaaactagatgagaggatattattcaaattaaattgatatctaattttaaaaataggaattatggtacaacatcaccgctaaacgatagcttagggttttaggagactaacgcaaaagaacggatcgaaacagatccaaaacgcggaaactacgcatgaaacagtGCTGCAGGGCCCTATACGTAGTTAACTATAGCTTTCAGGGGTTAGCAGAAAAAAATACTAGACTCAGAAAATAGTGTTCCAAATACAGAAAAATTTAGGGTTAGATCCGAAAaattctatggtggggctggattgagaagatgtaatagatcttgggggttttctgcaaaactTTCAAGATACAGGaatttacacgataattacataATCTTCTAGGGACTAATTTGTAAAAAGCTTGGAACAGGCAGCGGCGGGTACTGTAACTTGCTTACCGCAGAGACGCATCGTGGTGATCGAATTTTGCAGAGGAAATCACGGCGGCTGttctgctcctctgttcttAGCGGCTGACGCATCACAGTGGTGTTGGTCTAGGGCAAAGGCGCCACAGGGGGCGAGCACACGGCAGCAGGAGAGGGAagaagcaggggcggcgctggaggggagGGGACGCATGGGATGCAGGCGGTGCAAGGTTCTAGCGGCGGCTGTGTTGCAGAGACGCAGGAGGATGCAGGAAGGGGGCGACGACGTTGAGCAAGGCTAGAACGTGCAGGGGGGAAGGGCAGGGGAAGACCTCCAGGGAGCGGCGCCGGGGGGAGGTCTGGCGGCAGGGCAACAGGGGCGCAGGAGGTGACAcagtgtgacgccctgaaaacttACCAAATTAAACCACGCGCTAAAATGTTCGTCGtcaaaccctaactctaacccttgacgaccgacagcggacttgaccgccgtcccaatcccgcaccactcacacaagaccgctttccgcgaatagcgctggcgcgactcttttcctcgcgcagcgcgcgaacgccgagcacgcgtggccgacccgcacgcgatcacccgccgcgttctgcgccggcgctcctcgtgccgcgcgcgaatccccgcgcgcgcgtggccgaccggccgcggtcgccgccgcgaccggcgccggcacgccttcccctctttctcttttcttttcttttccaatctctctctctttctttccttcctttcctttcctccctttttcctttttcctcccttcttccttttcccttctctcctctcctctccccctccttcccctgcctctgctcccgagcacccccacgccgcgcgccaccgtgccgcgcacgcgctcgcccccgcgtgcccgtgcacccctgccgcaccgcgccagcccctgcccggccgcgccgtgaCGCAcagccgcgccgcgccacgccccctGACCTGCGCACgccacccgcgcccgcgcgcgcgtgtaccgcgtgccgcgccgcccgccgtgcgacgcgtcgcctgcgcgcgccctgtttcccccgcgtggcgcgccgcccgccggccgcacgccgcctgcacgcgcacgccgagctgcgacgacgcgccgcccgccgtgccgtgtcCTGCCCCCGctgtgccgcccctgtgccTGCACACCGCCGCTCGACGACACCCGCGAcgcgacgcggccgccattaaggcgctccgcgccgctcgccggcctccccaccggccccgtctcctcgccgcctcaacccgcctataagtaggccggccgcggcctctcaCCTCCCCACaaacctccaccgccgccccagcTCCCTTTCCacgcccccagcgccgccgccgcctgcagcccggccgccgcccgcagcccgccgtcgccgcgccccctcgcaccgcccccgcccgaggtgaggccgggaatgggccccccccttccccctctcccttttcccccacacgcccgagccggttaggccctagggccgccggatttgggggccGGCCGTGCCTCCCcatcctcctctgtttcacgtggtgagggggaggaagaagaagggcattttgcccataaccccctaCCCTTTCTTGTTTTCTCCCAAAAAGAACCCTCCTCGCTTATTTACTTCCTTTTGCTAAAAAGACCCTGTTCTTCCCggtatttcaaaccaaaccacTCAAATTACATAAACCTATTTATgaccgacaccctttagcaatGCCCTGATTGATTCCaggattcgcaaataagcccctaccctctttagataattCTGAACAGGCCCCTGAACCCCCGTTTAAACCCTggaaccacctttagcgcgtcattttatgcgcgaaacgacctccgattgacccgaaactttaccacgccctttctagtatagttttggccctgccattaagaaaccacccagagatattgccccgacctccgtaactaaattatttccgattcaagctcgacgataaaagcttttagtttttgtgcttgattgtgtgtttgtttgattgcgtcgtaggacacggagtgaacgaggaaggtcccgactgtgaccaagcgaacgaggaccagttccgcgaccccgagcccgagggacagtgctacgaccaggacttctcgcaagggtttgacgatggcaagttcaattccgccctttgatgcatgtttctgtcctagttttcataaacacaacccagtggcctgttttataaaattgcatggttttgcgtgctgaaaacatggtaggatagccacccttgtttgagataaccctaccttgaccacctgattttataaagaaaatgtgtgtgtgtgggaagggatacaatgtggttttgaaagacgagttagacgggatggatggcatttctgtgtgaattgccgttggtgtgctcgtacctgtgtggttgagcgaggaagagagatatccatcctgtcacctctaaggaccgagttgatgtgacatctcacctagcttcttgtcgtgcgaaccacttgaccgttgtatgggcaacggcttagcataaatcccactagttagcctgatagccatcaggagagctgagagcaacgggtgatcaaggagaagggataagatctgtgtgacttatgccccggttaaacctcggagataggtcgaatgaccccttgatggatcccgtggtggctagtcaggtctagctaaggtgggtaatggctttgttgggatctgcaccggcactaaggtgttcgtgctgtggtaccccacctgtgggtaaagttgcacacctctgcagagttaaaatctattcgaatagccgtgcccacggtattgggcaagttacggtgtggtcacataactagtgtttcactctgggaatggatgggctggtgtgagttgtttggaaggtgtccggcagttgtgccgtgtgctacggcggacggggagtccggtagcagtttaaaacttggatcctgtgtggatcaacatcgtgtgctccttggtattggaaaacttgctttgaaaatgttttcaaaatgaacccttgcatataaccgagttttccgcaaataaaccctaaccgtattccttggattgtcctttgcattattctctgttataccccctccgtgggtgtgattggacttgctgagtacgttcgtactcaccccattcctatttttacagtggaagacccagactacgtccccgaagacaacgagtagggtttcgtcctgcacccagtcttgcctgtggttgaggccaccgttggattccgcatggcgcaagactctgatgatcctttgttcgtagctagtgtagtagtatgggttctggttgtaatcctcgcgatagtggcgcttcactgcccattaccgcgtagagttgtacggtgatgtaccatctgatgtaataaaagtgttatcagcctcctgggactgataaatcgacacttttaagtcttccctgatggggggacgcttcacacaGGGAGGGCGATGTAGGAGACGTGCGGTGCTGCAGGAGAGATGCACGCGAGGAGATGGCCGCGCAGGggcgcgaggggcggcggcagggaaaATACGAGCATAGAGAAGATGCAGCCTAGGTTTACGTGAGAATTTATAGGGCACACACGAGCCGACGCAGGGaagaaaattagggccggctaccgggGAATAGGAGGTGCAAGATGCGTTTAAATAGGCCTAGAGATATCGCGCTGGACTCCAACTCGAATGAGGATAAGGACGCGGCGGTGCATCGGGTTGGGgctcgttcttgagtccggattgcccacgggaggcgagattgggctgaccagcgggtcccacaatttaacgagcaaagagaggataaaagaggtaacggaaagaggaaacgagaatggccgcacgagttcggttatgggccgaaacatgTTTAGGTAAGGGCCGAACGTGAAAATGCGCTGATCAAACTGGTTACACGGGAACGGGCTATTTGAAAATGTGAAAAATATAAAAGAGAGAAATCAGGCCGAGTCATCGGatctgacggtgatcgaacattcatcggaaaaatactgaagacgagccacgaggcgttaTTTTCAAGCGTGACTTGATCGGGGAGAAAGGCTAGagaatcgggagctcgatgaGACATCCTAAGGATTCGGAGAAGACAAGACTAAAAGGATGTACAataagatacggctcggtctgactatgatgagaatcaaaatagacaTATTtttcagaacatatttttaagcttaaaataaatatAGAAAAATCTAGCTAAATATTTTAACCCACAAAAAATATAcccagaagaatcccaaaaatttcgaggaaaactcgggaggtaatttgggtcacgaagattccaaataaaatatttggaactcatgaaaaagaattttagagctttccaaataaaaaaatggatctagatctaggataaatagaataattgctagaaaaaatctttaaaattcttggaaaatcctattgatagatgaaagacattcacatcttaaaattaaatattttagggtgtgacagggAGGAAGATGTCGGAGTCCGTGGCACGTTCCAGGGAGATCCAAGAAAGCTCAAAGATGGCTAAGCTTATCTATGGCAATATAGATGATCTTAGTGTCGATgagctcgacgagctgctaCGTGGGCTCCATGGGTTGATCAAGAAATTCAAGATCGGCTGACTCCTCCACTAAAGCGTGGCCATCATCTGGAGATCGGTGGGTCAGGAGATCCATCATCGTGGCACTCCTCTTCATCGCATTCTCAAATCCAGCTGCCACCAAGATGTTTGCCATGGACTTCTGCACAACATTCCTTGAAGATTCCAAGATCATCGTGGCCTCTTCCACAGTCATCAAGGTTGCAGTCCTCACTGCTAGCTTCTCTAGTATCTTCAGTACCACCACCACCCTCATCAGCACCACAGGTTCCATCATCTCATGAATTTCCTCTTCTATCATTGTCCCTACAAATGCCATCGCCACTACCTCAACAAGTTGATCTTCCTTACCAAGAACTGAATTTAAATCCGCTTCTGCCGCCTCAAAATCATGATGATAACACTCAATTCAATCTTACAAAATAACAAGACTTCAAGTTTTACCGGTGGTACTGAGGGGAACAATAACCCAGCTGCTGAAAACCAATTTGCCAGTTGCCACTGGCTCTCGCTTGGTCCTTCCAATGACCTGTACTATGGTGCTTCTGAAAGCCAAGCCGCTGACATGCCTGGTCCTTCTGGACTGAATCAACAAACTTGTGACTGGCTCAGCAAGACCACATTAGGGTCTTCTTCTGAAGGACAGATTCCTGGCGATGGCAACCCTTACAGCAAGATTGGTGATATGGGCCTCGGTCATATATAGTTGATGCAATAATTTTAATTGTTATGTGGTTGAACAAATAATATTTAGTTATCTAGTTTTTTATAAGGAATTTAGTTATCTAGCTGCTTGTCATTTGGAAAAATTAATGTGGTCTAGACCACCTCTAGGAGTCTATGTCTAGTCTGTTTTGAGTGTTCTGCATGTATGGGTAGATTGAGGATTGAAAGCTCTTGAAGTTTATTTCATGACTCCGATCCTTCCATCCATGCAATGCTTTGTATCTTTCATATTATTGAAGAAATGTAATCGTTTTTTATTGAAATTGAATGAAAGCTTCTGCCTACATTATGATGAAAGAATGGGTACAACTATATGCGTACACAGATAAGTTTTTCTGCATAAATTCCTTCATGCAGAGCAAAATATTTCTCATGGACTCAAAGGGTAGCTGCAGAAACATCCATCGCAGAAAATCAATTGACACAACAAATACGCATGACTTGGTATTTGTATTGCTGTCTCACGCTGGTCGCATATCTTTGTATACATGATTCATGCAATAGTTTTTTTTGGAAAACTATATGCAGAACACATGCTATTTCTCATGCACAGAGTGATCGGGGAAGTAGAAAGATGATCACAATGCCATGCATCCAGTAGACCAGGATCAGAAAAATAGCACGAACCCTACCTAGCTAAAAAAAGTAATATGAGATGGATACAGCATCACTGCTCGATCCGTCTCTTATCTAAAAAACTTGTATGCTTTGGTCGCTCCAGGTTGATACATCAATCAGTCAGTCACTAATGATTCATTATAAGTGTTTGCTTCCGGAACAAACAAATGCCATCTTCTTTTGGAAGGCCATTTGTGGGCTAGACAGAAATTATTAGGCTAGGTAATGATCGTTTAATGGTAATGCTTATGTGCAGACGTTCAACCCCGTCAGAATATCGGATGCCTCCTTAGCTCTGGATGGACGCATAGCACCTCTCCTCCACATCCTCCTCACCTACATTGCTACCTCATGCCGGCAGTTACTTTGAAAGCTCCTCCTCCTTCGTCCATCTTCTCTCTCTCTATGCTAGAGGCAATTACCTCAAATAGAGGCTCGCTCCGACGAGACAAGGGCGCCCAGAGGCCATACTCTAAAGCGTGTTGGCTCCACATATTTGACCAGATCGGCAAACTCGAGCTCACCGCACAGCCGCCTCGGGTCGCTCTCAATGTCCACCAGAACCTTGAGGATGCTGACACGAATCAAGAACAATCGCTAAGCGGCGCGGCTCTACAGGACTCCTCTTGTCCACGGCCTCTACAAAGCCTAAAATTCTAGGCGGCCTAAGAGGATCCCAATGTACGTGAGGTAGAAATTGATAGATGGCTGGTGTGCACTACCTCTGTACGTGATGAGCTCGTCCTCAATGTTTACATCTGGAGCATAGCACTTCAGCTGATACTACAAAGAGGATCCCAAACAAGAAGTTGAGATATGGACATATATGGTGACTTTCACGTAGCAAATATATAAATTTATTATGCTGCAGTCTGATATTGCAAGATCAATTTCTATCCCCCCCCCTCATTGTCACTACCGGTTGTTGCAGCAGTTATGTTTCTAATGTTGTGATACTTGTTTAAGAATGTTTCAATATTGTTTATTCTTGTCCTCTTTTACAAGCATTTATTCTAGTTGTTGTATTAGTCTTTTTTTTTCCATGTTGCAAGGTGTTCTCAGATGTCTCAGTAATTAGTTGCTGAGTCGCAAAATTTTCATTCTTAGAGAAAAAAAGGGATGGATTTTGATTGGATGTTGCATGAAATATCTCCATTTATTATGGTGAAAAAATTATTTTCTTATTAGCATCTAAGATCGGATGTCATTATGCTGTTTGTTATTATCATATATTTTTGGAGGTTGCAAAAGGTAAACGACAATGTTGCAGACTATGCTTATTTCCTCCATATTGCGATAGTTTGTCTAATGGAAAATTTCGGTGCTGGAAGCACCTATTATTTAAACAATCCCCTTGGCAAATACCATTCTTTTGTTATATCCCACCATCACTTCTATATTCAATACGAAAAGTTCTTGATGACGATTGAAAGTGTCAGTAGATCTAGGAACGGTCTTCAGCCGATTGAGTTTTGCCATCACCTTCTCCATCATTTATGGCAAACCTTTAGTTTACTTTTAGAGGATCAAATTGAGATGataataaatttgaattttagttATATATCTAAAATATTTTCCATAAATATTTGAGATGTTACAAATACTACTACTATATGCAGGGACTGCTCCTAAAGGGAAGGTCCGCGGAGATTCCGTAGAAGCAAAATTTGTATTCAACACTATTTCATCGGATTACATTGCTCGTTAATACTCCCTAGGATTAGGATACTCTTATATAGCAAGTCAGGGAACCCTGTTTATCCTGTAGGTGGTACTTTTAGTATATTATCGTTCACTGAACCAATAGCTGTTGGACTACATGGAATTAATAGCTACAAAAATATACGCACAAAAATATAGCAAGAGGAACTCCTTTCCGTCAACACTCGGTTATCGTAGTACAATGTGTATGTATCATATGTAGTAGTGTTTGATTAGCATTAAAGGGTTCACTTATATTGAACATACTTATATTGGCAGGATATCACAAGCCGTTATGAAACGGTTTTGCAATCAATGCTTACCAAAAGTGTAATTTTGCATTTTTAGGATGAAATAAATATAATTTTTCATTTTGAAAAAATGTTTAAATTCATTTTATACTTTACAAATGGTTACTGAAGAAATGATACCTATCTAAAGTTTCATTTTAAACTTTCCTAATGGTTACTTAAGAATGCACCACCCATGCAACACAAGGACCCCTCTGTCGGTGGCATATAGTCAGTATTCATAACTGACATGTGTTAATATACATTTTCTTACAAAAAACATGTTCATATACCtcaaaatttagaaaaattatctCATTGATGGCTCCTTTTCTTCTATATATAGGACCATCAGAGCATATTGCCTCTCAACAAAATCACAGTCATTTCTTACTCAAATACCAACTGTAGTTACTTTGAATTCCCCATTTTAGGATGACTAGGCCAAGGAGATCAGGAATTAGCTACGTTGAAAATGATAGTAACCGTAGCATCACATTCTTCAAGCGGCGTGCCGGTCTTTATAAGGCCGCCGCTGACTTGTCCACCCTCACTGGTGCGAGAATAGCTATGGCACTAGAGTCCGAGATCGGAAAGATGTCCTCTTTCGGCACCCCATCGGCTGGCCCTATTATTGATTCTTTCCTTTCAGGTAATATACCGGTGGATCCATCAGTCAATGAGGAGAAAAAGGGTGAAATAACCCATTTGCAGAATGAGGTGTTCATGGCGGAGAAAGAGAAATACATGGAGGACAGGAGGAAACAAGAGACCAGTGCCCGAGCCAAGGAGATCCAAGAAACCTCAAGGAAGGCTAAGCTTGTCTATGGCAAGGTAGAGGATCTTAGTGTTGAGGAGCTCAACGAGATGGTGCATGACCTCTCCCAGATCGAGCAAGAGATTAATGATGGACGCCATCCACAACAACCAAGCTATATAGAGGTTGGTGGGTCAAGGGATCCATTCCTCGGTCGGCTGTCCTCTTCATCATCACGTTCACAGATCCAGATGCCCCCAAGACGTTTGCCATGGACTCCTAGACAGCCATCCTTGCACCTTCCAAGATCATCATGGTCTCTTCCACAACCATCAAGGTCACAATCCTCTCTTCTCAATCCTTCCTTGCTGCCATCAGCACAAGCACAGCCGAGGCCACTGTTCCAACACAATTTGATGCTGCAGTACCCTTCGGTGGTGGAACCACAGGTACAAATGATGCTATCACCTACTGAAACCTATCAACACAACTACAATACCCAGCTGGGGATGCACATCAATGGTAACATGTCCCAACCATTCTCCCAATCTTTTTTGACTTCGGCGctaccgccaccaccaccttcATCGTCAGCACAGATTACACTCTGTAATGAATTTCCTCCTCCATCATCTTCCCATGAACCGCCAACTCCATTGCCTAAAGAAACCGAGCTTCACCCGGTGGAGCAATCTGAAAACCATGCTAGTGCTCAAGACATCACCATTGGTCACTCATTTGTCAATCACCACTGGCCCTCACCTATTTCTTCTAATGAGCCATTCTATGATATAAGCCTGTATAGAATGAATCTTAACTTGGGAGGCCATGGTGATTATGGAGGCCAAGCTGTTGGTGAACATGACATGCCTGGTCCTTCTGGCCTGCATCAACAAGGTTATGATTATCCCTACAGGAACTTCTTAGGGTCTTTTTCTTCAGGAGAATGTCCTGAGGATTACGGTCCAGAAAATAATCTTGGTGATATGGGCTGCCTCGGTGATAGTTGATGCCAGAATTTCAAGTCTTCAACATGTGGTTGATGATTTGATAATAAGTTTGAGTTATCTAGTTGTTTGTCATCAGGAAAATAGATGTAGTTTATACCACCAGTCTAAGTCTAGCTAGTCTGTTTAGCGAGTCGTGCATGCATGGGCATTTCTATACAGGGATGAAGTCTTGAAGTAGTTTGCTTCATGAGTTTGATCCTGCTTCCATGCAATGCGTTGTATCTTTCATATTGTTGAGCAAAATCCTTTGGTTGAAATTGATACTAGTTTCTGCTTACTGGAAGTGTGTGGATTTTTTTTGATGGGAACTACGGCAGGCAAGGAGCCGGCCTGAACTTTTATTGATGCCAAGTTGTTGCATACATTGTTTTGTGAAAGAGGTAGTGAGGGAGGTAGTAGCTAGGCTAATCAAAATAGAAGTCTGTGGATTCGCACGCTGGAAGCCTGTTATTTTTAACGAAAGATGATCCTGCTTGTTAAAGCTTATAATTAGTAGCGTATTATTGTGATTTTCTTGTCGTAAGCCACAGTCCTTGTCGTAAGAGAACTGGCATATGTACCAGATACATTTTACTAGCTGTGTTTACGAGGCATTACCTGGCCTCTCCTAATCTATTGGTAAACTGTCAGTAAAAAAAATGTGCCCATACGTTTCCATTGCTGTTTTCTTGTTGCGTGCAGAACACTTGGTCCTTGAACCAGTTACTTTCTTTTGCGATTTCCTGGATCAGTTAGACAGTTACTTGTCTCATAATAAATACCATCTTTTTATCTAGAATTTTAAAAGGATTCAGTTACATTGTAGTGACAAAAGATAATAATCTTTTAAGCACCGGTCAAAGCGCATAGACCATGCATGACGGGACCTATTAGTCTGAGCTCGGATTTTTTTTGAGAGAGAGATAAACAGAGTTCAATTTACTTCTAAGTTTGTAAACCGAGCTCACATGATCTGTCAATTTGCTTTCGAGCAGAGAGAACAAAACTGGACCAACCTGCAACACCTTATAATTTTTTTTAGAGGATGCAACATCTTTTATTTGATCAGTGAACACGAGTGTCTCAAGTTCATGAAGGCACACTACGTTAAGGCCTATGTATTGCAATTTGGTCGCCCGTGACAAAATGGAAGACCAAAAAAAGTTGGCCAGCCAAGAAAGAGAAAATTTtctgaaaagaagaagaagaaaaagaagaaatcAAATTCTTCTGTTCGAACTCTTTTCTCTTTGGAATTTACTGCTATAACTAGTTGGGTTATAAATATATATCCCCTTATTAATTGTTACTCCTCATGAAGTTGATTCAAATGATATAAAGAATATTTTAGACGGGCATCAGTTAATACTTTTTTGAGACACGTTGTAAATGTAAACATTAATATAAACGCGCACACACATACCTTTTTCTACGAGCACATTTGAGGAAATGGACAAATAGATTTTAAGATTGATTAAGTCACCGTAAATGCATCATGTTGAGAGGCATGCCACCCTAATACTAAAAATCCAAGAAAATAGGAGCATATGATTCAAATCCGGATAAATAGGTTTCACAGTAAAAAACCTTACCATTTCACTCAGTTTGCAACTTTTGAGAAAACACGATGGTAAGAAATATAAAATATTGTGTGCCATATAAACATCACATTCTGAGCCTCTGATCCCTTCCCTTTATGTATTAATAAAGTTTAGCTGGTGAAATATATACTAAAGCAACTATTGTTTATGATTTGGGTATACTATAATGGTCTAGCTCTTTTTCAAGGAGATGTATAGATTGTGTAAGAAATATGGCCTATTAGTCTATTATTGTGTTTTTTGTGATTGTGCGACAGCATAGTCAATGGGACTAAGGAGTCTGTGAGCTCAAATTTGTAGGATTTCTAGGTCCTATAGATGGAGTCTAATCCATATACAAGATGGTACAAATTGCTATCAAGGTGTCCAAGTTGTAGTGAAAATGCAGAGATGATTTGGATATGGTGCAGCAGGAAATAGgcgaccggttaaaccgacagcCTTAAAAATGAACTGACCGGTGTATTGAGAAATTGCTACTGTGATCAAGTTagtagcaccggttgaaccgacgttACAAGAAGGGAGGCGTCGGTGCAATGGAAAGATGATATGGCAATCAAGTGAAGAAATGATAGaggcaccggttaaaccgacggtgcAAAAGAAGGCGTCGGTGCATTAGTAGTTTACTGATGCAGAAGCATTTGGAGTTGGAGAAGCCTAAAGGTTTTCAGCACTGGTTGAACCGACAGTGCGTTGGTGCAATGACGCAAGCAAACTCAGACGTGGTAGAGAGACATTCAATGGCTAGCATGTAGATTCATATGTTGAGTGTAATACTTTGGTTGAAATGATAACAGTTGCTAGGTACATGATGAGCAAGATGGATGGAAGGGTATGGATTCCTACTCATGAAGTCCTTTTCATTCGCGACATATTATTCTGCTTGGTAAAGCCTATAATAAGTAGTGAATTATTTTGATTTTGTAAGGGAAATGGTATTTGTACTAATCTTTTTACTAATCGTTTACAAAACATAACCTGGCCTCTCCTAATCTGTCTGTAAACAATCAGTACGCAAATGTGCCCATACATATCTCCTCTCCTGTGGAATCAAAAGGTGATATATAGTTGAACACATCCATCACA is part of the Panicum hallii strain FIL2 chromosome 2, PHallii_v3.1, whole genome shotgun sequence genome and encodes:
- the LOC112880020 gene encoding uncharacterized protein LOC112880020 translates to MALESEIGKMSSFGTPSAGPIIDSFLSGNIPVDPSVNEEKKGEITHLQNEVFMAEKEKYMEDRRKQETSARAKEIQETSRKAKLVYGKVEDLSVEELNEMVHDLSQIEQEINDGRHPQQPSYIEVGGSRDPFLGRLSSSSSRSQIQMPPRRLPWTPRQPSLHLPRSSWSLPQPSRSQSSLLNPSLLPSAQAQPRPLFQHNLMLQYPSVVEPQVQMMLSPTETYQHNYNTQLGMHINGNMSQPFSQSFLTSALPPPPPSSSAQITLCNEFPPPSSSHEPPTPLPKETELHPVEQSENHASAQDITIGHSFVNHHWPSPISSNEPFYDISLYRMNLNLGGHGDYGGQAVGEHDMPGPSGLHQQGYDYPYRNFLGSFSSGECPEDYGPENNLGDMGCLGDS